From a single Bradyrhizobium sediminis genomic region:
- the carB gene encoding carbamoyl-phosphate synthase large subunit has protein sequence MPKRTDISTILIIGAGPIVIGQACEFDYSGTQAVKTLKDEGYRIVLVNSNPATIMTDPELADATYIEPITPEIVAKIIEKERYVIPGGFALLPTMGGQTALNCALSLRKQGTLAKFDVEMIGATADAIDKAEDRGRFREAMTRIGLETPRSTQTKSLPDALRALDDIGLPAIIRPSFTMGGTGGGIAYTKAEFIEIVERGIDASPTDEVLIEESVLGWKEFEMEVVRDKKDNCIIICSIENLDPMGVHTGDSITVAPALTLTDKEYQIMRDASLAVLREIGVETGGSNVQFGVNPADGRMVVIEMNPRVSRSSALASKATGFPIAKVAAKLAVGYTLDEIANDITGGATPASFEPTIDYVVTKIPRFAFEKFPGASHTLTTSMKSVGEVMAIGRTFQESLQKALRGLETGLTGLDEIEIEGLGRSDDKNAIRAALGTPTPNRILQVAQAMRLGWSDEEIFTSCKIDPWFLAEMRGIVEMEAKIKRSGLPAHAFGLRSLKAMGFSDARLAVLSGATEAEVTAQRQALGVRPVFKRIDTCAAEFASPTAYMYSTYEAPFAGTLADESAPSDAKKVIILGGGPNRIGQGIEFDYCCCHACFALHDAGYESIMINCNPETVSTDYDTADRLYFEPLTAEDVLEIIATERKNGTLHGVIVQFGGQTPLKLARALEAANVPILGTSPDAIDLAEDRDRFKRVLDKLRLKQPKNGIAYSVEQARLVAADLGLPLVVRPSYVLGGRAMQIIREESQLGDYLLGTLPELVPGDVKARYPNDKTGQINTVLGTNPLLFDRYLSDAIEIDVDCLCDGKDTFIVGIMEHIEEAGIHSGDSACSLPPHSLDARMIAELERQTRELALGLDVVGLMNVQYAIKDGDIYVLEVNPRASRTVPFVAKVMGMPVAKIAARIMAGEKLADFNLKKRKLGHVGVKESVFPFARFPGVDTVLGPEMRSTGEVMGIDRSFEVAFAKSQLGGGTRVPRKGTVFVSVRDIDKVRIAEAVRLLSEAGFKVMATSGTQRFLADFGVPTEKVNKVLEGRPHIVDAIMNGDIQLVFNTTEGPQALADSRSLRRAALLHKVPYYTTLSGAVAAAQGIRAYLGGDLEVRTLQSYFSET, from the coding sequence ATGCCCAAAAGAACCGACATCTCCACCATCCTGATCATCGGCGCCGGTCCCATCGTGATCGGCCAGGCCTGCGAATTCGACTATTCCGGCACCCAGGCGGTCAAGACGCTGAAGGACGAGGGCTACCGCATCGTCCTGGTCAATTCCAATCCGGCCACCATCATGACCGATCCGGAATTGGCCGACGCCACCTATATCGAGCCGATCACGCCGGAAATCGTCGCCAAGATCATCGAGAAGGAACGCTACGTCATTCCCGGCGGCTTTGCGCTGTTGCCCACCATGGGCGGGCAGACCGCGCTGAACTGCGCGCTGAGCCTGCGCAAGCAGGGCACGCTGGCGAAATTCGACGTCGAGATGATCGGCGCCACCGCTGACGCCATCGACAAGGCCGAGGACCGCGGCCGTTTCCGCGAGGCCATGACCCGGATCGGGCTGGAGACGCCGCGCTCGACCCAGACCAAGAGCCTGCCCGACGCGCTGCGCGCGCTCGACGATATCGGCCTGCCCGCCATCATCCGCCCCTCCTTCACCATGGGCGGCACCGGCGGCGGCATCGCCTACACCAAGGCCGAGTTCATCGAGATCGTCGAACGCGGCATCGACGCTTCCCCCACCGACGAGGTCCTGATCGAGGAAAGCGTGCTCGGCTGGAAAGAGTTCGAGATGGAGGTGGTGCGCGACAAGAAGGACAATTGCATCATCATCTGCTCGATCGAGAACCTCGATCCGATGGGCGTGCACACCGGCGATTCCATCACGGTGGCGCCGGCGCTGACCTTGACCGACAAGGAATACCAGATCATGCGCGACGCCTCGCTGGCGGTGCTGCGCGAGATCGGGGTCGAGACCGGCGGCTCCAACGTGCAGTTCGGCGTCAACCCGGCCGACGGCCGCATGGTCGTGATCGAGATGAATCCGCGGGTGTCGCGCTCCTCGGCGCTGGCCTCAAAGGCGACCGGCTTTCCGATTGCAAAGGTCGCGGCCAAGCTCGCGGTCGGCTACACGCTGGACGAGATCGCCAACGACATCACCGGCGGCGCCACGCCGGCCTCGTTCGAGCCGACCATCGACTACGTGGTGACAAAAATCCCGCGTTTTGCGTTCGAGAAATTTCCCGGCGCCTCCCACACCCTGACCACCTCGATGAAGTCGGTCGGCGAAGTGATGGCGATCGGCCGCACCTTCCAGGAGAGCCTGCAGAAGGCGCTGCGCGGCCTCGAAACCGGCCTCACCGGTCTCGACGAGATCGAGATCGAGGGCCTCGGCCGCAGCGACGACAAGAACGCGATTCGCGCGGCACTGGGCACGCCGACGCCGAACCGGATCCTGCAGGTGGCGCAGGCGATGCGGCTCGGCTGGTCGGACGAGGAGATCTTCACCTCCTGCAAGATCGATCCGTGGTTTCTCGCGGAAATGCGCGGCATCGTCGAGATGGAAGCAAAGATCAAGCGGAGCGGCTTGCCCGCCCACGCGTTCGGGCTGCGGAGCCTGAAGGCGATGGGCTTTTCGGATGCGCGGCTTGCGGTGCTTTCCGGGGCCACCGAGGCCGAGGTCACGGCGCAGCGCCAGGCGCTCGGGGTACGCCCGGTATTCAAGCGCATCGACACCTGCGCGGCGGAATTCGCTTCGCCCACCGCCTACATGTATTCGACCTATGAAGCCCCGTTCGCAGGCACCCTCGCCGACGAGAGCGCGCCGTCGGACGCGAAGAAGGTCATCATTCTCGGCGGCGGACCGAACCGGATCGGCCAGGGCATCGAGTTCGACTACTGCTGCTGTCATGCCTGCTTCGCGCTGCACGACGCGGGCTACGAATCCATCATGATCAACTGCAATCCGGAAACGGTGTCGACCGACTACGACACCGCGGATCGGCTGTATTTCGAGCCGCTGACCGCGGAAGACGTGCTGGAGATCATCGCGACCGAACGCAAGAACGGCACCCTGCACGGCGTCATCGTTCAGTTCGGCGGCCAGACCCCGTTGAAACTCGCCCGCGCGCTGGAAGCCGCCAATGTGCCGATCCTCGGCACCTCGCCCGACGCCATCGACCTCGCCGAGGACCGCGACCGCTTCAAGCGCGTGCTCGACAAGCTTCGCCTGAAGCAGCCGAAGAACGGCATCGCCTATTCGGTCGAACAGGCGCGGCTGGTGGCCGCCGATCTCGGCCTGCCGCTGGTGGTGCGCCCGTCCTACGTGCTCGGCGGCCGCGCGATGCAGATCATCCGCGAGGAAAGCCAGCTCGGCGATTACCTGCTCGGCACGCTGCCCGAGCTGGTGCCGGGCGACGTCAAGGCGCGCTATCCCAACGACAAGACCGGCCAGATCAATACCGTGCTCGGCACCAATCCGCTGCTGTTCGACCGCTATCTGTCCGACGCCATCGAGATCGACGTCGACTGCCTGTGCGACGGCAAGGACACCTTCATCGTCGGCATCATGGAGCATATCGAGGAAGCCGGCATTCACTCCGGCGACTCCGCCTGCTCGCTGCCGCCGCATTCGCTCGACGCCCGGATGATCGCCGAGCTGGAGCGGCAGACCCGGGAGCTTGCGCTCGGCCTCGACGTGGTCGGGCTGATGAACGTGCAATACGCCATCAAGGACGGCGACATCTACGTGCTCGAGGTCAACCCGCGGGCGTCGCGCACGGTGCCGTTCGTCGCCAAGGTGATGGGCATGCCGGTGGCGAAGATCGCCGCGCGGATCATGGCCGGAGAGAAGCTCGCCGACTTCAACTTGAAGAAGCGCAAGCTCGGCCATGTCGGCGTCAAGGAGTCGGTATTCCCGTTCGCCCGCTTCCCTGGCGTCGATACTGTGCTCGGTCCGGAGATGCGATCGACCGGCGAGGTGATGGGCATCGACCGCTCGTTCGAAGTGGCGTTCGCCAAGAGCCAGCTCGGCGGCGGAACCAGGGTGCCGCGCAAGGGCACCGTATTCGTCTCGGTCCGCGACATCGACAAGGTCAGGATCGCCGAGGCGGTGCGGCTGTTGTCGGAGGCCGGCTTCAAGGTGATGGCCACCTCGGGCACCCAACGCTTCCTTGCCGATTTCGGGGTACCGACCGAAAAGGTCAACAAGGTGCTGGAAGGACGGCCGCATATCGTCGACGCCATCATGAACGGCGACATCCAGCTGGTCTTCAATACCACCGAAGGTCCGCAGGCACTGGCCGACAGCCGCTCATTGCGGCGCGCTGCCCTCTTGCATAAAGTGCCATATTACACCACTCTTTCGGGCGCCGTGGCGGCCGCGCAGGGCATCCGCGCCTATCTGGGCGGGGACCTTGAGGTCCGCACGCTGCAGAGTTATTTTTCCGAAACCTGA
- the trxB gene encoding thioredoxin-disulfide reductase: MPAPIHAKVVIIGSGPAGYTAAIYAARAMLEPVLIQGIQPGGQLTITTDVENYPGFADVIQGPWLMEQMEKQATHVGTRIVTDLVTKLELAQRPFRLTCDSGEVYLAESVILATGAQARWLGMPSEEKFKGFGVSACATCDGFFYRGKEVVVVGGGNTAVEEALFLTNFASQVTIVHRRDHFRAERILQDRLFKHPKIKVVWDSAIDEICGTENPGKVTHVRLKNVKTGTLTEVPADGVFIAIGHAPATDLVLGQIKLKPSGYVEVAPNSTATSVPGVFAAGDVADETYRQAVTAAGLGCMAALEAERFLAQRASERAAAE, translated from the coding sequence ATGCCTGCCCCTATCCATGCCAAGGTCGTCATCATCGGTTCCGGCCCGGCTGGCTACACCGCCGCGATCTATGCCGCGCGCGCGATGCTTGAACCGGTGCTGATCCAGGGCATCCAGCCCGGCGGCCAGCTCACCATCACCACCGACGTCGAGAACTATCCGGGCTTTGCCGATGTCATCCAGGGCCCCTGGCTGATGGAGCAGATGGAAAAGCAGGCCACCCATGTCGGCACCAGGATCGTCACCGATCTCGTCACCAAACTCGAACTGGCGCAGCGGCCGTTCCGGCTGACCTGCGACAGCGGCGAGGTCTATCTGGCGGAATCGGTCATCCTCGCCACCGGCGCGCAGGCGCGCTGGCTCGGCATGCCCTCGGAAGAGAAGTTCAAGGGCTTTGGCGTCTCGGCCTGCGCGACCTGCGACGGATTCTTCTATCGCGGCAAGGAAGTCGTCGTGGTCGGCGGCGGCAACACCGCGGTCGAGGAAGCGCTGTTCCTCACCAATTTCGCGTCGCAAGTGACGATCGTGCATCGCCGCGATCATTTCCGCGCCGAACGCATCCTGCAGGATCGCCTGTTCAAGCATCCCAAGATCAAGGTGGTGTGGGACAGTGCCATCGACGAGATCTGCGGCACCGAGAATCCCGGCAAGGTCACCCATGTCCGCCTGAAGAACGTCAAGACCGGCACGCTGACGGAAGTGCCGGCCGACGGCGTCTTCATCGCGATCGGACATGCGCCGGCGACCGACCTGGTGCTCGGCCAGATCAAGCTGAAACCGTCGGGCTATGTCGAGGTGGCGCCGAATTCGACCGCGACCTCGGTGCCCGGCGTGTTCGCCGCCGGCGACGTCGCCGACGAAACCTACCGGCAGGCGGTCACCGCCGCCGGCCTCGGCTGCATGGCGGCGCTCGAGGCCGAACGTTTCCTCGCACAACGCGCCAGCGAACGCGCAGCGGCAGAATAA
- a CDS encoding DUF1254 domain-containing protein codes for MLTKRDLLRSAALAAMTVTTMTPFPANAQAKTEWPDIREAKAIAEEGFIYGLPIVMNYAVMYEYAVDRNSGQFKAPFNQIKNEARVYTYKDTAVITPNSDTPYSLLWLDLRAEPIVLSVPAVEKTRYYSVMLCDGNTFNYGYVGSRATGSEAGDYMVVGPDWKGATPPGIKKVFQSSTQFSAVAYRTQLFNSADMPNVEKIQAGYKVQPLSAYLKQPATVAATAVDFPRIDKEMVKKNFFEYLDFALQFAPAGPEEKEIRAKLARIGVGAGKTFDFKELPLTHKIEIGLGMKDGEEKVERYLASGQKDVNGWKIGSLFGDRQFYSGDWLKRAAAAKGGIYGNDAVEAVYPMTKALANGEVLDGSKSKYTLTFPAGQYPPVEAFWSVTMYDGKTQLLIENPINRYLINSPMLPGMKKNADGSLTLYIQNKSPGADKESNWLPAPDGEIYLVMRLYWPKTEAPSILPPGDGTWKPPAIVAAK; via the coding sequence ATGCTGACAAAACGCGATCTGCTTCGTTCCGCAGCGCTGGCTGCGATGACCGTTACAACGATGACGCCCTTCCCGGCGAACGCGCAGGCAAAAACCGAATGGCCTGACATCCGCGAGGCCAAGGCCATCGCCGAGGAAGGCTTCATCTACGGGCTGCCCATCGTGATGAACTACGCGGTCATGTACGAGTATGCCGTCGACAGGAACTCGGGGCAATTCAAGGCGCCGTTCAATCAGATCAAGAACGAGGCGCGTGTCTATACCTACAAGGACACGGCCGTCATAACCCCCAACAGCGACACGCCGTATTCGCTCTTGTGGCTCGATCTGCGCGCCGAACCGATCGTTCTTTCGGTGCCGGCTGTCGAGAAAACTCGCTATTATTCGGTGATGCTGTGCGACGGCAACACGTTCAACTACGGATATGTCGGCAGCCGCGCGACCGGCAGCGAGGCCGGCGACTATATGGTGGTTGGCCCCGATTGGAAGGGGGCCACCCCGCCCGGTATCAAGAAGGTCTTCCAGTCCTCGACCCAGTTTTCTGCCGTTGCCTACCGCACGCAACTTTTCAATTCTGCAGACATGCCGAACGTTGAGAAGATACAGGCCGGCTACAAGGTGCAGCCACTGTCGGCCTATTTGAAGCAACCGGCCACGGTCGCCGCGACCGCAGTGGACTTTCCCAGAATCGACAAGGAGATGGTGAAGAAGAACTTCTTTGAGTATCTCGACTTCGCTCTCCAGTTCGCGCCGGCGGGACCGGAAGAAAAGGAAATCCGCGCCAAGCTCGCGCGCATCGGCGTCGGGGCCGGCAAGACCTTCGACTTCAAGGAGCTTCCGCTGACCCACAAGATTGAAATCGGGCTGGGGATGAAGGACGGCGAAGAGAAAGTCGAAAGGTATCTTGCTAGCGGACAGAAAGACGTAAATGGATGGAAAATCGGATCGCTGTTCGGAGACCGGCAATTCTATAGCGGCGACTGGCTGAAGCGCGCCGCCGCCGCCAAGGGCGGCATCTATGGCAACGACGCGGTCGAGGCCGTCTATCCAATGACGAAGGCGCTTGCCAATGGCGAGGTGCTCGATGGTTCCAAATCCAAATACACGCTCACTTTTCCGGCCGGACAATATCCGCCGGTAGAGGCTTTTTGGTCGGTGACGATGTACGACGGCAAGACGCAGCTGCTGATCGAAAACCCGATCAACCGCTACCTGATCAACTCGCCGATGCTGCCGGGCATGAAGAAGAATGCCGACGGGTCGCTGACCCTCTATATCCAGAACAAATCCCCGGGCGCCGACAAGGAGTCCAATTGGCTGCCCGCGCCGGACGGCGAGATCTACCTCGTGATGCGGCTGTACTGGCCGAAGACCGAGGCGCCGTCGATCCTGCCGCCGGGCGACGGCACCTGGAAGCCACCGGCGATCGTGGCGGCGAAGTAA
- a CDS encoding DUF1254 domain-containing protein: MNFTRRNLTIGGISLLAGASMSTLSRAELGEFLGIGEGLEEFALATDAYIFGYPLVTMEMTRRVITNVAAPVGTRAPMGQIIKLRQYPDASFRDVTAPNADTLYTSAFLDVGKEPWVLSIPDMKGRYALFPMLDGWTTVFQVPGKRTTGTAAQTYAITGPGWKGTLPAGVKEYKSPTSIVWLLGRIYCTGTPEDYAAVHKLQDEFKLVPLSAYGKPYTPPAGTVDSSLDMKTAVREQVNRMDAAAYFTLLCKLMKDNPPAAADAPQLAKFARIGIVPGQDFDASKLKADFVKRVPQIGFDRIMLQFKINKDMKDENGWGFTTRTGIYGTDYLMRALVTAIGLGANRPQDAIYPTSEKDAEGKKYSGANKYVMRFPKGQLPPALGFWSVTMYDANYFFVNNPINRYSISARQNLKSNPDGSTDLYIQKDSPGKDRESNWLPSPSGDFVLMMRLYWPSEKRPSLIDGSWKIPAVKKVA; encoded by the coding sequence ATGAATTTCACCCGTCGCAACCTCACGATCGGCGGCATCAGCCTGCTTGCCGGCGCCTCCATGAGCACATTGAGCCGGGCCGAGCTCGGCGAATTTCTCGGCATCGGCGAAGGACTCGAGGAGTTCGCGCTCGCTACCGACGCCTATATTTTCGGCTATCCGCTGGTGACGATGGAGATGACGCGCAGGGTCATCACCAACGTCGCCGCGCCGGTCGGCACGCGGGCGCCGATGGGTCAGATCATCAAGCTGCGTCAGTATCCCGACGCTTCCTTCCGCGACGTGACGGCGCCGAATGCCGACACGCTCTACACCAGCGCGTTCCTCGACGTCGGCAAGGAGCCGTGGGTGCTCAGCATTCCCGACATGAAGGGACGCTACGCGCTGTTTCCGATGCTCGACGGCTGGACCACGGTGTTTCAGGTGCCGGGCAAGCGGACCACCGGCACCGCCGCGCAGACCTACGCGATCACGGGCCCGGGCTGGAAAGGCACGCTGCCGGCCGGCGTCAAGGAGTACAAGTCGCCGACCAGCATCGTCTGGCTGCTCGGCCGGATCTATTGCACCGGCACGCCTGAAGACTACGCCGCGGTCCACAAGCTGCAGGACGAATTCAAGCTGGTGCCGCTCAGCGCCTACGGCAAGCCCTACACGCCGCCGGCAGGCACGGTCGATTCGTCGCTCGACATGAAGACGGCGGTGCGCGAGCAGGTCAACCGGATGGATGCGGCGGCCTATTTCACGCTGCTATGCAAGCTCATGAAGGACAATCCGCCGGCGGCCGCGGATGCGCCGCAGCTCGCCAAGTTCGCCAGGATCGGCATCGTGCCGGGACAGGATTTCGACGCCAGCAAACTCAAAGCGGATTTCGTCAAGCGTGTCCCGCAAATCGGCTTCGACCGGATCATGCTCCAGTTCAAGATCAACAAGGACATGAAGGATGAGAACGGCTGGGGCTTCACGACCAGGACCGGCATCTACGGCACCGACTATCTGATGCGGGCGCTGGTCACCGCCATTGGGCTCGGCGCCAACCGGCCGCAGGATGCCATCTATCCGACCTCGGAGAAGGACGCCGAAGGCAAGAAGTACAGCGGCGCGAACAAATATGTGATGCGATTCCCCAAGGGGCAATTGCCGCCGGCGCTCGGCTTCTGGTCGGTCACCATGTACGACGCCAATTATTTCTTCGTGAACAATCCGATCAACCGCTATTCGATCAGCGCACGACAGAACCTGAAATCCAATCCCGACGGTTCGACCGATCTCTACATCCAGAAAGATTCGCCGGGCAAGGACAGGGAATCCAACTGGCTTCCGTCTCCATCGGGCGATTTCGTGCTGATGATGCGGCTTTACTGGCCGAGCGAGAAGAGGCCCTCGCTCATCGATGGATCGTGGAAGATTCCGGCGGTGAAGAAAGTCGCGTGA
- a CDS encoding PaaI family thioesterase: MDDRTAPKIEYGVTPLEVMASMAGLDFVRAMFAGKLPPPPIMQTIEPFDQTAEPGVVAFHSIPGFRHYNPIGSVHGGYAATLLDSAMGLAVHSMLPPGIGYTTLEFKVSFIKGMTRDTGAVRTEGRTLSVGRRAATAEARITDASGRLLAHATTTCLVFELPATLPVGS; the protein is encoded by the coding sequence ATGGACGACCGAACCGCCCCCAAGATCGAATACGGCGTCACGCCGCTCGAGGTCATGGCGTCGATGGCGGGCCTCGATTTCGTCCGCGCCATGTTCGCCGGCAAACTGCCTCCGCCGCCGATCATGCAGACCATCGAACCGTTCGACCAGACCGCCGAGCCGGGCGTCGTCGCGTTCCACAGCATCCCGGGCTTCCGGCATTACAACCCGATCGGCTCGGTGCACGGCGGCTATGCCGCCACCTTGCTGGATTCCGCGATGGGTCTCGCGGTCCATTCGATGCTGCCGCCGGGCATCGGCTACACCACGCTGGAATTCAAGGTCTCCTTCATCAAGGGCATGACCAGGGATACCGGAGCGGTGCGCACCGAAGGCCGCACCCTGAGCGTCGGCCGCCGCGCCGCAACCGCGGAAGCGCGCATCACCGACGCCAGTGGCCGCCTGCTCGCGCATGCCACCACGACCTGCCTGGTGTTCGAGCTTCCGGCCACCTTGCCGGTCGGCAGTTAG
- a CDS encoding Lrp/AsnC family transcriptional regulator — MSKNLDEIDLKILAEIQADGRITNVELAKRVGISPPPCLRRVRTLEEAGYIQGYRGLLDPRRLGFDVTVFASVHLSSQADADLRAFEEFVRAEPLVRECWMLSGEVDFILKCVAPDMATFQDFVTHLTAAPHVRNVRTSLVLHNSKYEAAVPLELKVPG, encoded by the coding sequence GTGTCGAAGAATCTTGACGAAATCGACCTCAAAATCCTCGCCGAAATCCAGGCCGACGGCCGAATCACCAATGTGGAATTGGCCAAGCGCGTCGGTATCTCACCGCCGCCCTGCCTGCGCCGGGTCCGGACGCTCGAGGAAGCCGGCTATATCCAGGGCTATCGCGGCTTGCTGGATCCGCGCCGGCTCGGTTTCGACGTCACGGTGTTCGCGTCCGTGCACCTGTCCAGCCAGGCCGATGCCGATCTACGCGCCTTCGAGGAATTCGTGCGCGCCGAGCCGCTGGTGCGGGAATGCTGGATGCTGTCGGGCGAAGTCGATTTCATCCTGAAATGCGTCGCGCCCGACATGGCGACGTTCCAGGATTTCGTCACCCATCTGACGGCGGCGCCCCATGTGCGCAACGTCCGGACGTCGCTGGTGCTGCACAACTCGAAATACGAGGCCGCGGTGCCGCTGGAACTGAAAGTGCCGGGATAA
- a CDS encoding class I SAM-dependent methyltransferase, with the protein MEDWIDYYDSTHTIYASKLHRDLHFQLIARDIIGYISSPDAVVLDYACGEALSAAKVADACGKLYLAEPAPGVRGRLIARFAPNTKIRVRSLDDLRNMDEKSIDLAVMNSVAQYMTPDELDAAFLTIKRLLKPGGRLVVGDILRPEVGMARDVAALLRFALKHGFLKDALIGLVSTALSDYRQLRAKVGLQRYSEAEMVAKLAAAGFTASRAHFNIGHNAWRMTFVARHAF; encoded by the coding sequence ATGGAAGACTGGATCGACTATTACGATTCCACGCATACGATTTATGCAAGCAAGCTGCATCGCGACCTGCATTTCCAGCTCATCGCCCGCGACATCATCGGCTACATCTCGTCGCCGGACGCGGTGGTACTTGATTACGCCTGCGGCGAAGCCCTCTCGGCGGCCAAGGTCGCCGACGCCTGCGGCAAGCTCTATCTGGCGGAGCCGGCGCCGGGCGTGCGCGGCCGGCTGATCGCGCGGTTCGCCCCCAACACCAAAATCCGGGTGCGCTCGCTCGATGACTTGCGGAACATGGACGAAAAATCCATCGATCTCGCGGTCATGAACTCGGTCGCCCAATACATGACGCCGGATGAACTGGACGCGGCGTTTCTCACGATCAAGCGGCTGTTGAAGCCCGGCGGCCGGCTGGTGGTGGGCGATATCCTGCGTCCCGAGGTCGGCATGGCCAGGGACGTCGCCGCATTGCTGCGCTTCGCCCTCAAGCACGGCTTCCTGAAGGACGCCCTGATCGGGCTGGTCTCCACCGCGCTGTCGGACTACCGGCAGTTGCGAGCCAAGGTCGGGCTGCAGCGCTACAGCGAAGCCGAAATGGTGGCGAAGCTGGCGGCAGCCGGATTCACCGCCTCGCGCGCCCATTTCAACATCGGCCACAATGCATGGCGGATGACTTTTGTGGCGCGGCACGCCTTTTGA
- the greA gene encoding transcription elongation factor GreA, which translates to MEKVPMTAGGYAALEVELKQRQSVERPRIIEHIAEARSHGDLSENAEYHAAKEEQSHNEGRIAELEDKLARADIIDISKLSGDTVKFGATVTLVDEDTEKKAVWQIVGEPEADAKKGRISITSPLARALIGKKKGASVEVMAPGGAKAYEITKVEWR; encoded by the coding sequence ATGGAAAAGGTTCCGATGACCGCGGGCGGCTATGCCGCCCTCGAAGTCGAGTTGAAGCAGCGCCAGTCGGTGGAGCGTCCGCGCATCATCGAGCACATCGCCGAGGCGCGCTCGCATGGCGACCTTTCGGAGAACGCGGAATATCACGCCGCCAAGGAAGAGCAGTCCCACAATGAAGGCCGCATCGCCGAGCTGGAGGACAAGCTGGCGCGCGCCGACATCATCGACATCTCGAAGCTCTCCGGCGACACCGTCAAGTTCGGCGCCACCGTCACTTTGGTCGACGAGGACACCGAGAAGAAGGCGGTGTGGCAGATCGTCGGCGAGCCGGAGGCCGATGCCAAGAAGGGCCGTATCTCCATCACCTCGCCCTTGGCGCGTGCGCTGATCGGCAAGAAGAAGGGCGCGTCCGTGGAAGTGATGGCGCCCGGCGGCGCCAAGGCCTACGAGATCACCAAGGTCGAGTGGCGCTAG
- a CDS encoding DoxX family protein has translation MDTFEKLLAKWQPTALSLFRFITGLLVLQYGVAKIFKIPVLPYFANPPPLIMTAGAIELVLGALLLIGLFTQIVAFILAGQMAFAYFIGHMFKAGIGAPVWHPLFNAGTPAILFCFACLYLSTAGGGPYSVDAMMRGKR, from the coding sequence ATGGACACATTCGAGAAGCTTCTGGCGAAATGGCAGCCGACAGCGCTGAGCCTGTTTCGCTTCATCACCGGCTTGCTTGTGCTTCAATATGGCGTTGCCAAGATCTTCAAGATTCCGGTACTGCCCTACTTCGCCAATCCGCCACCGTTGATCATGACCGCAGGCGCCATCGAACTGGTCCTCGGCGCGCTGCTGCTGATCGGCCTGTTCACGCAGATCGTGGCGTTCATTCTCGCCGGCCAAATGGCTTTTGCTTACTTCATCGGCCATATGTTCAAGGCCGGCATCGGCGCGCCGGTATGGCATCCGCTCTTCAATGCCGGCACCCCGGCGATCCTGTTCTGCTTTGCGTGTCTGTATCTGTCCACCGCCGGCGGCGGGCCGTACAGCGTCGACGCGATGATGCGCGGCAAGCGCTGA